A window of Clostridium novyi genomic DNA:
AGGCATTGCAAGTACTATTTGTCCATTTTAGTTGCCTTTAACGCTATAGCACATTCTATCCTCTTCTTCTGCATTTTACATCCTATCTCATAAGGTTTATGTATATCACCATTAAAATTAAAGTTATTTGCTTGACAACCTCCACTACAATAGAATTTTGCCCAACAATCTATACACTTAGGTTTATTATATATGTGAGCTTCTTTAAATTGTTTTGCAATATCAAAATTCAATTTTTCATCTTCGTCATATATAGTTCCTATTTTAAAATCTTCATTTCCAACGAACTGATGACATGGATATATATCACCATCTGGAGTTACTGCTATGTATTCGTGACCTGCTCCACATCCTGATATTCTTTTATATACACAAGGTCCACCCTGAAGATCTATATTAAAATGATAAAATTTAAATTCTTTTCCTTCTTCGTATCTTTTAAGCATATCTTTATACAATAAATCGTAATTTTCATATATAGTTGGTAAATCTTCTTCTCTTAAAGATAAATTGTGTTCCTCTGGAAGAACAACTGGCTCAACTGATACTTCTTCAAAACCTAAATCTGCTAAATGTTTTACATCGTAATAAAAATCAGTATTATCTCTTGTAAATGTACCTCTTACATAATATTGTTTTGATTTATCTCTTTTATCTACCATTTCTTTTATCTTAGGAAGTATTGCATCATATGTTCCACTTCCATCTACTCTTATTCTAGTATTATCATTGCTTTCTTTTCTTCCATCAATACTTAATACTATATTTCCCATTTCTTTATCCATATATTCCATTATTTCATCATTTAATAAAAGAGCATTAGTTGTCATAGTAAATCTTATTACCTTATTATGAATTTTTTCCTGCTCTCTTGCATAAGCTATAATTTCTTTTATTTCTTTTATAGCAATAAGTGGTTCTCCTCCAAATAAATCAATTTCTATATTTTTTCTAGGACCACTGTGAGCTATAACAAAATCTATAGCTTTCTTTCCAACTTCAGGTGACATAACTTTTCTTGCACCATGATATTTTCCTTCATCAGCAAAGCAATATTTACATCTTAAATTACAATCATGAGTTACATTAAGACATAATGCTTTTATAAAATCCTTTGATTTCATGCTATTTCTTGCAATTTCTTCATAAGTATCTTCTGAATATAAAAATCCTTCATTCTTAAGTTCTACAATTTCAGAATACACCTCTTTTATATCATCAATAGAATATTTATTACCAAATTCTTTTATAAGTTGCTCTTGTGATTTTAAAGATTCATCATCTAATAAATCATAAACTAGCTCGTCTACTATATGTACAGCACCTGTATTTACATCTAAAACAAAATATTGTCCATCTTGAATAAATTTATGAATTAAAGCCAATTTTTTTTCCTCCTTATATAAATATAAAGCAGTAACCTAGGTTACTGCTTAGTTACTGCTAATCTTTTAATTAGTTTTCGCAAGCTAAATTTGCAACAGTACAAGATGTTTTACATGCTGATTGACATGAGTTAGCACATTCTTTGCATCCTGGTTTATTTAAACTTTCTTTTATGTTTTTTTTGTTAATTGTCTTAATATGTTTCATAGCACTTCCTCCATTCCCATTATAAAATTATCCTGTAAGATTATATCATAGTTTAATAATTAAATAAAGGAATTTTATATATTTACTCCAAGCATTCCCGAAAGTGTACCTACAAAAATAGCTAAAGTCATCCTAAGTATTCCATAACTTGTTATGCCAAATCCTCTTCCACTAAATCCAGATACCAAAAATATTATAAGGATGTAAAATAAAGATACTAAGAATCCTGCAATCCATCCTCTTTTTTTAATTTTCTTCACAGAATATAGTGTACCATACATAACACTAAGGGCAGTAACAACTACAAAAAATACCGAATCTATTTTTGAGTTAAACTTTGTAAAATATGATATGAAAGAATACACTATCAGCAAAGTCAATGTTAAAAAAAATCCTCTCATAACCCCTTGTCCAATATAAATGGCATTTCCCTTACTTTCCACCTAAAACACCTCCTATTTAACTAATATTTATGTAAATAAGAGGTATTTTAGTACTCTATCACTTGCTTTCTTCTTTATTTATAACTATCCCTATTCCATTTTTAGTTACTTTTAACTTAACTTTATCTGGTCCTGTAGAAATTACAATAAAGTCATCGTGAATCCTTTCAATTTTACCTACAATTCCGCCTCTTGTTACAACTTCGTCATTTACTTTTAAATTATTTATCATAGATTTGTACTTATTTTTTCTCTTTTTCTCAGGCATTAAAATAAATAAATAAAATATAACTATAAGGAATAATAATGACAGTATAGGCATAAATGTTCCCTGCATTTTTTCACCTTCTTTCATAATCCTTAATATTAAGAAAGAGATTTGAGCTTACGCTCTTCCTCCCCATTCTTCTAATTTTTGTGCTTTAAAGTCTGCAAAATACCCACCATCTATTGCATCCCTTATATCTTCCATAAGTTTATTATAAAAATATAAATTATGAAGTACACAAAGACGCATAGCAAGCATTTCTTTAGCTTTGAACAAATGTCTTATGTAAGCCCTAGTATAATGTTTGCATGCAGGACAATCACATTCTTCATCAATAGGTTTATCATCAAGTTCAAATTTTGCATTCAATAAATTTATTTTACCATATTTAGTAAACACATGTCCATGTCTACCATTTCTTGCTGGAAGAACACAATCAAAGAAATCTACTCCTCTTGAAACTGCCTCCAAAATATTGCTTGGAATACCAACTCCCATTAAGTATCTTGGTTTATCTTGTGGCAAATATGGTTCTACAGCTTCAATAACTCTATACATTTCTTCGTGAGTTTCTCCAACTGCAAGTCCCCCTATAGCATATCCGTCTAAATCAAGTTTAGAAATTTCTTTTGCATGTGCTATTCTTATGTCATCATAAACTCCACCTTGATTTATTCCAAATAACATTTGTTTTTTATTTATTGTATCATCCAATGAATTTAATCTATCCATTTCCTTTTTACATCTCTCAAGCCATCTAGTAGTTCTTTCTACAGATTTTTGTACATATTCCCTTGTAGAAGGATTTTCTACACATTCGTCAAAAGCCATAGCTATAGTAGAT
This region includes:
- the scfB gene encoding thioether cross-link-forming SCIFF peptide maturase; the encoded protein is MALIHKFIQDGQYFVLDVNTGAVHIVDELVYDLLDDESLKSQEQLIKEFGNKYSIDDIKEVYSEIVELKNEGFLYSEDTYEEIARNSMKSKDFIKALCLNVTHDCNLRCKYCFADEGKYHGARKVMSPEVGKKAIDFVIAHSGPRKNIEIDLFGGEPLIAIKEIKEIIAYAREQEKIHNKVIRFTMTTNALLLNDEIMEYMDKEMGNIVLSIDGRKESNDNTRIRVDGSGTYDAILPKIKEMVDKRDKSKQYYVRGTFTRDNTDFYYDVKHLADLGFEEVSVEPVVLPEEHNLSLREEDLPTIYENYDLLYKDMLKRYEEGKEFKFYHFNIDLQGGPCVYKRISGCGAGHEYIAVTPDGDIYPCHQFVGNEDFKIGTIYDEDEKLNFDIAKQFKEAHIYNKPKCIDCWAKFYCSGGCQANNFNFNGDIHKPYEIGCKMQKKRIECAIALKATKMDK
- the scfA gene encoding six-cysteine ranthipeptide SCIFF, whose translation is MKHIKTINKKNIKESLNKPGCKECANSCQSACKTSCTVANLACEN
- a CDS encoding TIGR04086 family membrane protein, with product MESKGNAIYIGQGVMRGFFLTLTLLIVYSFISYFTKFNSKIDSVFFVVVTALSVMYGTLYSVKKIKKRGWIAGFLVSLFYILIIFLVSGFSGRGFGITSYGILRMTLAIFVGTLSGMLGVNI
- the yajC gene encoding preprotein translocase subunit YajC, which encodes MQGTFMPILSLLFLIVIFYLFILMPEKKRKNKYKSMINNLKVNDEVVTRGGIVGKIERIHDDFIVISTGPDKVKLKVTKNGIGIVINKEESK
- the tgt gene encoding tRNA guanosine(34) transglycosylase Tgt, yielding MFKLHKKEGSARRGEFITPHGVIQTPVFMNVGTLAAIKGAVSTMDLKDIRCQVELSNTYHLHLRPGDKVIKKLGGLHKFMNWDRPILTDSGGFQVFSLAKMREIKEEGVYFRSHIDGRKIFMGPEESMQIQSNLASTIAMAFDECVENPSTREYVQKSVERTTRWLERCKKEMDRLNSLDDTINKKQMLFGINQGGVYDDIRIAHAKEISKLDLDGYAIGGLAVGETHEEMYRVIEAVEPYLPQDKPRYLMGVGIPSNILEAVSRGVDFFDCVLPARNGRHGHVFTKYGKINLLNAKFELDDKPIDEECDCPACKHYTRAYIRHLFKAKEMLAMRLCVLHNLYFYNKLMEDIRDAIDGGYFADFKAQKLEEWGGRA